A single region of the Sorghum bicolor cultivar BTx623 chromosome 7, Sorghum_bicolor_NCBIv3, whole genome shotgun sequence genome encodes:
- the LOC110436749 gene encoding junctophilin-4-like, which translates to MDGHGGGGGKLTRTPSSLLRSPTVRAGPGGAASFHALDDPEPDDKKAQAPLLGSKPRALLRQAHHRLRPGPAQSALLLLLLLVLALAALLLRGGGHHLALLAAAAGLALAAAAAVARRTRSARGPRARPAALAASVQWFIGEGDGEEVQQQQREKKGGRRGVEVWEGVEFYSNGDRYEGEFHGGRCSGSGVYSFFGKGKYEGDWVDGKYDGHGVESWARGSRYRGQYRQGLRHGHGVYRFYSGDCYAGEWAGGQSHGIGAQTCSDGSTYAGEFKGGVKHGLGCYHFRNGDRYAGEYFADKIHGFGVYSFANGHSYEGSWHEGKKQGFGMYAFRNGDERAGEWDSGILKNSLPLSDPAVQRALQAARRAADCAFHLPRVEEQVNKAVMAANRAATAARVAAIKAVQNRIDGKLCFINV; encoded by the exons ATGGACGGGCACGGCGGCGGGGGCGGTAAGCTGACGCGGACGCCGTCGTCGCTGCTCCGGTCTCCCACCGTCCGCGCGGGCCCCGGCGGCGCCGCGTCCTTCCACGCGCTGGACGATCCGGAGCCCGACGACAAGAAGGCGCAAGCGCCGCTGCTGGGCAGCAAGCCCCGGGCGCTGCTCCGCCAGGcccaccaccggctccgcccCGGCCCGGCGCAGTCcgcgctgctcctcctcctcctcctggtcctcgcGCTCGCCGCGCTGCTCCTGCGCGGCGGGGGCCACCACCTCGCTCTCCTGGCGGCCGCGGCGGGGCTCGCGCTCGCCGCCGCGGCTGCCGTCGCGCGGCGGACCCGCAGCGCCCGGGGTCCGCGCGCGCGCCCGGCGGCGCTCGCGGCATCCGTGCAGTGGTTCATCGGCGAGGGCGACGGCGAGgaggtgcagcagcagcagcgggaaAAGAAGGGGGGCAGGCGCGGCGTGGAGGTGTGGGAGGGCGTCGAGTTCTACAGCAACGGGGACCGCTACGAGGGGGAGTTCCACGGGGGCCgctgcagcggcagcggcgTGTACAGCTTCTTCGGCAAGGGCAAGTACGAGGGCGACTGGGTGGACGGCAAGTACGACGGCCACGGCGTCGAGAGCTGGGCGCGCGGCAGCCGGTACCGCGGCCAGTACCGCCAGGGCCTCCGCCACGGCCACGGCGTCTACCGGTTCTACAGCGGCGACTGCTACGCCGGCGAGTGGGCTGGTGGCCAGAGCCACGGCATCGGCGCCCAGACCTGCTCTGACGGCAGCACGTACGCCGGTGAGTTCAAGGGCGGCGTCAAGCACGGCCTCGGCTGCTACCATTTCAG GAATGGCGATCGGTATGCAGGGGAGTACTTCGCAGACAAGATCCACGGTTTCGGCGTGTATAGCTTCGCCAATGGACATAGCTACGAGGGCTCTTGGCACGAAGGAAAGAAACAGGGGTTTGGGATGTACGCGTTTCGGAATGGGGATGAACGAGCCGGGGAGTGGGATTCTGGAATTCTGAAGAACTCCTTGCCTCTGTCAGACCCAGCTGTTCAGCGTGCTCTACAG GCTGCTCGAAGGGCTGCAGACTGCGCCTTCCACCTCCCAAGAGTAGAAGAGCAGGTGAACAAGGCCGTCATGGCTGCAAACAGAGCGGCCACAGCTGCCCGTGTCGCCGCGATCAAGGCAGTGCAGAATAGGATAGATGGCAAGCTATGTTTCATCAACGTGTGA
- the LOC110437307 gene encoding uncharacterized protein LOC110437307, whose translation MHFISAIPKLTGQNYVLWREELDAALALAEIDLALQEPKPTEPEEPERAQNETDEAFANRKRDFAPIRAKYDLEKYKWEKSNRKCKIVIKKTITEGLRGAIPECETAKEYLEKVKNQFTGSTKAHASTLIQKLTNMRFTGRSVREHILSMSTMAAKLEKLKMPLADGFLIHLALNSLPKEYETFVVNYNTQPEEWDLEKVIAMCVQEEERLKNANGGSVNFVKGKNKKPFYNKKAPDASTSQYKARKHS comes from the coding sequence ATGCACTTCATCAGTGCAATCCCAAAGCTGACGGGGCAGAACTATGTTCTGTGGCGCGAGGAACTTGATGCTGCTCTAGCACTTGCTGAGATAGATTTGGCTCTTCAGGAGCCAAAGCCCACTGAGCCAGAGGAGCCCGAAAGGGCTCAGAATGAGACCGATGAAGCTTTTGCTAATCGGAAGCGAGACTTTGCTCCCATCAGAGCAAAGTATGATCTTGAGAAGTACAAGTGGGAAAAGTCAAACCGCAAGTGCAAGATTGTCATCAAGAAAACCATCACAGAGGGCCTAAGAGGTGCCATCCCAGAATGTGAGACAGCAAAAGAATACCTTGAGAAAGTGAAGAATCAGTTTACTGGTTCCACCAAAGCCCATGCTTCTACCCTGATCCAGAAACTCACTAACATGAGGTTCACAGGGAGGAGTGTGAGAGAGCACATTCTGAGCATGAGCACCATGGCAGCCAAGTTAGAGAAGCTAAAGATGCCCCTTGCTGATGGTTTCCTCATTCACCTAGCTCTAAACTCACTTCCTAAAGAGTATGAGACATTTGTTGTTAACTACAACACACAGCCAGAGGAGTGGGATTTAGAGAAGGTGATTGCTATGTGTGTGCAAGAGGAAGAAAGGCTCAAGAATGCAAATGGTGGTTCTGTGAACTTTGTGAAaggaaagaacaagaagccaTTCTACAACAAGAAAGCTCCAGATGCCTCCACCTCCCAGTACAAAGCGAGAAAGCACAGTTGA